The following are encoded together in the Daucus carota subsp. sativus chromosome 5, DH1 v3.0, whole genome shotgun sequence genome:
- the LOC108223557 gene encoding shaggy-related protein kinase alpha: protein MASVGVAPTLGSREPSGNSVAVDRLPEKINDMKISDDKEMEATIVNGNGTETGHIIVTTIGGKNGQPKQTISYMAERVVGQGSFGVVFQAKCLETGEAVAIKKVLQDKRYKNRELQTMRVLDHPNVVALKHCFFSTTEKDELYLNLVLEFVPETVHRVIRHYNKMTQRMPMIYVKLYSYQILRALAYIHGSIGVCHRDIKPQNLLVNPHTHQVKLCDFGSAKVLVKGEPNISYICSRYYRAPELIFGATEYTSAIDIWSAGCVLAELLLGQPLFPGESGVDQLVEIIKVLGTPTREEIKCMNPNYTEFKFPQIKAHPWHKIFHKRTPPEAVDLVSRLLQYSPNLRSTALDSLMHPFFDELRDPNTRLPNGRFLPPLFNFKSHELKKVAPEMLGKLIPEHARKQSALFT, encoded by the exons ATGGCTTCAGTGGGTGTAGCTCCCACTTTGGGATCAAGGGAACCTAGTGGAAATAGTGTTGCAGTTGATAGGTTGCCTGAAAAAATAAATGACATGAAAATTAGTGACGACAAG GAAATGGAAGCAACCATTGTTAATGGTAACGGGACTGAGACAGGTCATATTATTGTGACAACTATTGGTGGTAAAAACGGCCAGCCAAAGCAG ACGATAAGTTATATGGCAGAGCGTGTCGTTGGGCAAGGATCTTTTGGAGTAGTATTCCAG GCAAAGTGCTTAGAGACTGGTGAAGCTGTTGCAATTAAAAAAGTTCTTCAAGACAAGAGGTACAAGAATAGGGAGCTGCAGACTATGCGTGTTCTGGATCATCCAAATGTGGTCGCTCTTAAACATTGTTTCTTTTCAACAACTGAAAAGGACGAGCTTTATCTTAATTTGGTATTGGAGTTTGTGCCAGAAACGGTACATAGGGTGATCAGACACTACAACAAGATGACCCAACGAATGCCTATGATTTATGTAAAGCTGTATAGTTACCAG ATTTTGAGAGCATTGGCTTACATCCATGGTAGTATTGGAGTATGCCACAGGGACATCAAACCCCAGAATTTGTTG GTTAACCCACATACTCATCAAGTGAAACTGTGCGACTTCGGAAGTGCAAAAGTCTTG GTAAAAGGGGAGCCAAACATTTCTTACATCTGCTCTAGGTACTACAGAGCTCCTGAACTTATATTTGGCGCTACAGAATACACTTCAGCCATAGATATATGGTCTGCTGGTTGTGTTTTGGCTGAGTTGTTGCTTGGACAG CCCCTTTTCCCTGGTGAGAGTGGAGTGGACCAACTTGTGGAAATCATAAAG GTTTTGGGAACACCGACAAGAGAAGAAATCAAATGCATGAATCCCAATTACACAGAGTTCAAGTTCCCTCAGATTAAAGCTCATCCATGGCACAAG ATATTCCACAAACGCACACCACCAGAAGCTGTTGATCTTGTTTCAAGGTTGCTGCAGTACTCTCCAAACCTCAGAAGCACAGCT TTGGACTCTTTGATGCATCCATTTTTCGATGAGCTTCGTGATCCAAACACCCGCCTTCCAAACGGACGATTTCTTCCTCCCCTCTTCAACTTTAAGTCCCACG AGCTGAAGAAGGTTGCACCAGAGATGCTGGGAAAACTCATTCCAGAGCATGCCAGAAAGCAAAGCGCATTATTCACTTAA